CAGAATCTTGCCCGTTTGATTAAGCAGTGAGAATCTAATGACTTATCAGCAGCCATCATGTTCGTTCAGGGTAAGTGCACATTGTGCTTAATATTAAAAATAAAAACTTTTGTACAGTTTGTTCATTTGGATAATCTGTTGGGTTACATTCTCTGTGAATGCATATCTTGCAACTTTTACTAACTGTAAAAGATTTGCGGATGCCTGTTTGACTCATAAAGTCTTGTCAGTATTCTCAATTATGTCCGCTGTATTGATTGTACAGTCACAGGTTTATGGTCTTAATCCTTTTTGTTACTTCAAAGTTGTCTCTATCTGATACCTATAAGAATACTGTAAGAACATGCAGTGGATAAACCAGTTTGTTATTCCCTTCTGTACATGACTATATGGCGATACCCTGTTCTCCCACTCTATGCTATCCATTTCTCTTTTGATATGGGTACAAATGTTGAGTATTTTTTCAAATAGGTGGATACATGATTTATGACTAATCTGTGATCCTTCCTTTATATGTTGAATCTGACAGTGCCAATATCATGGCCTTGATCTATTGCATACCCTGTGTCGGTGTCGAGTGAAGCAGATTTTAAACTTTTAAGTCTCGAGAAACCAAAAGCCACCACGTTTCAGCAACCCAGTGAATAATTGAATATGTTATCGAACCCATGTGCTCTTGACTTAAGTTTTGTTTGTTGAGTTGATTTACCTAGTAAAATGTGTTAATCACTACTTTTGATCTGAATGGCAAAATATTTTTTTGTACCATTGTAGAAGATCTTATATTTGTTGAAAATGGCATACATTTTTTTTCAGTATCATATTGTAGTATAGTCCTGACTGATACACCAAGCTTGCTCGTCAGCTCGATCATGACGAATCATAGAACTGAAACGTCTTCTTTTTTTAACTTGCATGCATTTGACGAGCGGTTGCTGCTCTATGAACTAGCATAATACGGTTAGTCTTCTTTCAAATTGCATCTGAGGATAATTATTACCAGAATCAGTCGTTCCCTAAATAATATTAAAATAGGGGATGATAACAGCTAGCAACTTACAGTTCAAGTATTTGATTTGGCACTTTTTAGGAACATGCCGTAGTCACATCTTAAGAGTGTCGGTTACACAAGTGCATGGGCCATGATGGATGGTTATCATTCATCCAATGCCTGTTGGCTAAAATAGCTCGTAACTGGTAGATTACAGATCCTTAACTTCTGGAACACTTGCTATCCCATCATTACTCCCTAGATGCCTCATCCGAGACTATTATACAATTCTTGCACATCCACGCTAACCACAGAATTCCTGAAATACTGATATTCAATCATATGCTGAAGTCTTAGCCAATCTACTGTCTGTGTGATATAAGAAAATAGTACAGCTGTAAAGGCATGTAGGCTTCTAGAGCCACTATACTAATATTGAGCAAAATGGCTTGCTTACTATCACTTATGTGCAAGCTAAGCAACTGAACTATATAAAGCAGGCTGTGAGCTCTAGTTCACCTAAAAAATCAGCAAGGACATTCACAACATGGTTTACAGACTCCTCTTTGGATTTCTCCTTCCTCTTGTCTTACAACCCTCCTTAGTGTTATGCAATCCACCAGAGCTGAAGATTGGCTTTTACCAATACACATGCCCGTATGCAGAGGTCATTGTTCGTGATGAGATTGCCAGGATCATCTCCCACGTCCCAAGCCTCGCTGGTCCTCTGCTTCGCATGCACTTCCACGACTGTTTTGTGAACGTGTGCACACACCTTAGTCTCTTCTGAACTGCTTCAGTTGAATTTAGAGATGTACTGAACTGTTTGTGCTGTGCAGGGTTGCGATGGTTCTATTCTGCTTGATAGCATACCAGGATTACCATCCGAAAAGGAATCGGAACCGAACCTCAGCCTGCGAGGCTTCGGCACAATCGACCTTGTCAAGGCTAAACTGGAGCAAGCCTGCCCTGGAGTGGTCTCATGCGCTGATATCCTAGCTCTCGTGGCAAGGGATGTTGTACTACTGGTAAGAACTAGCAGTTTTGTTCATTAGTTTTGATCTTATTCTTCAAGTAAGAGAAGTGTCATAGTTCCGAAAAACGGCGGGGATAGGACGATTCAGGCCAACACTGGTGGCAAAACCCACACAGTTTTGACCGGCTTCGCGGAGTTTGACCATCTCTTGTGTATTTACTGGACAGTACCTGCTCTCTTGCTAACCCAGCTTTCATTTTCACTATGCAACAGACCCATGGGCCTTACTGGAATGTTCCAACTGGGCGGCGAGATGGGTTGAGATCGGTGAAGGATGAAGCTTTGAACAACCTACCTCCACCTTTTTTTGATGCCACTCGTAATCTGAACCAGTTCTTCGTCCCGAAGGGTCTTGATGCGAAGGATCAGGTGGTTCTGCTAGGTATATACTATTCTTCAGGAACTAAACTCGATGCATGATCTAATAAACTAGCGCATCTTCTCTCCTAGTTTTGTGTAGCCTATGCTCTTCTGATTCTTCTCTGTTTTAATTTACTTGAACTTTGCCGATCCCAACAAATCTCTAGTAGCATCCCCCAATAAAGGTGCTCGTTTCCATGCACAACTAAGCAATGGGTTAATCAAGCAAGGCCGTATGCTGTATGCACGTGCCAAGTCAACAGAGACGGGGAAAACTAAACTTTGTCGGTTCTTGTAGTTAAAGGGTCAGCATGATGCAAAACCAAGAGTCACTTTGTTCTGGTAGAAAAACAAGTATAACTCCTTATTCGAAAACTAGTACGTGCTACATTATTTGCTGTTCATTTTGCCCGCGCATAAGAGATGGGGTAGAAAACCTCTGTAGTTCACGATAAACTAGTAATGTGTTGCAACTTTATTTCTGATTGTTGCAAATATTGCAGTTCACGCTCTGTAGGAAACCATGGAAACCGACACATTCTAACTTGTTCATGCATATTGACAGGGGGGCACACCCTTGGGACCTCCCACTGCTCGTCCTTCTCGGACCGGCTGTACAACTTCAGCGGCACACAGATGCCGGACCCGGCGCTGGACAGGCGGTACGCGCTGCGGCTGAAGAGCAAGTGCAGGCCCGGCGACGCGACGACGCTGGTGGAGATGGACTCGGGGAGCTTCAGGACATTCGACGCGAGCTACTACCGTCACGTCGCCAGGGGGAGGTCGCTCTTCACCTCGGACGAGACGCTCATGCTGGACCCCTTCACCAGGGACTACGTCCTGCGCCAGGCGGCCGTCGCCGCTGCCGGCGGCTACCCCGCCGAGTTCTTTGCGGACTTCGTGGCGTCCATGGTGAAGATGGGGAACATGCAGGTGCTCACCGGCACGCAGGGCGAGGTCAGGCGGCGCTGCGGCGCCGTGAACCCGATTGGCATGTAGGCCGCTGGCGGTGGTCAGTGATCACCGGCCCGTAAATTATCGAAAGTCTGTGGGTATTGTATAATTGATGTGTATTACGCGTGTACATTTGTGTGCATCATTGTCTTTCTTCATTTGCATTGTTTGTTTGTGCGAtgtattcaaattcaaataaaatgtttgCTTGATTGATTCGGTGGAATAAAATGCCAGCCTCGATGAACACTCTACAGGAAACTTGAGGCTGGGATGTGCTTTCTGGCAGAAGAGTTTACTTGGTGCCATGGATATTCTATTTCCGTAGGCCGTAGCTAGCTAGCTAATGGATTAAGCATAACAACAGATTAAGCCAGCTCCACATGGATGGACGTGGACCACGCCATCCACTCGTCAACTCTTCAAGCTTGCCTCACACTCCTTGTACACTTCCTTTCCAGCCTTTTGGTCATTATTATCCGGTAAATTTGTTAAGGCCAGTTGAGTTGTGAGTAAAAAGAAGATAATTAATTTATTATAATCTCATGAGACCAGGTTTATGATAATTTCAGACAACTAATAATCAGCAACATTTTTTGTTTGAGCTGAGCAATATTTTTTTGATCATCATTTGTATACACCACCTTTCTTTGCTCGTCCAGTGATATCACCCCAAGTTCCCAACCGAAAGACAGTGAACCGGAATATACCGTACACCAAAGCTCGAAGAAACCTAGCTGGGTTAGCCAGCTAGCTTTGGCATCTCCATCGCTTTCTGTTCCTTGCTCTGTCTTCAAAGAATCACCACGGACCAGTATAACACCCGAAACAACGACGTAATCAAACCTGTACATGCACGCCAATGCACACGTAGGGTGACCAGAGACCGGACAAGGGGGCACGCGCGCGCGCCGCCATGCAGCCGGCGCCGCCCGCCCGGACCGCCGGCTGGCTCCACCGCCCGCTCCCGAGAGAGCGGCCGCACCTGACCCGCTGCACCAAGATCGTCTGCTCGGCCTTCCTCAccctgctcctcgtcgccggcgtgctccTCTTCGTCGCCTACCTCGCCGTGCGCCCGCACCGGCCGCGCTTCCACGTCGtcgccttctccgccgccggcaTCCAGCCGGCCGGTGGCGCCAACGCCGGCGTGGTCTTTTCTGGGCAGCTCTCCATCCGCAACCCGAACCGGGACGTGGCCTTCTTCTACGACCGGCTCTACATGTCCGTGCTCTACCGCCAGTACGGCGCCGTCGTCAGGGACCACGACCTGGCCGGCGGGGCGCCCATGTACCAGCCGCCCAAGACCACGACGCCCCTCGCCTTCGAGGGCGTCGCCGTGCCGGCGGGCCCCGCCACGGCCGACATGGCCAGGGCGGCCGCGGAGGCGGGAGGTGGCGCGGTGGAGTTCACGGTGAGGGTCCGGTCGAGGATCCGGGCCAAGGTGGCGGTCTGGGGGTCCCACTGGCACCCGCTCCACGTGGACTGCGACGTGGCCGTGGGCCCCGACGAGCAGCTGCTGCCGGAGGCCCGGCAGAAGCGCTGCGCCATAGACTTCCTCTAGGTGCGGTCCGCCTGCATGAGTACGCACATAACAAGCGTTTAGTAATAACATTCCAATGTAATCTGCCGGCAAGTAATTAACATCATATAATTCCAAATCAAACCCAAACCAAATCCTTGATTGTGGGGCCCATCACCTGTTGCTTCTGTGTATAATTCCATTGCCTCCTCCATGACTTTGGGCTGTGATAAAAGCCTTGCTCTTCTCCTCCACGATGGATGAGTTTTGAATGGGAAGAAAGAGAGCAAATCTGTCAACGCCGACTCCCCTTCCATCCTTCCTACCTTGCCAAAGAACAAAGGGGCAGCGTGGGGGTCGAAACCAGCAGCAGCCAGTAGCATCATTCCAATGTAGTCCGCCTCTAGCTCATTCCTACAATACGGAGTGGTACATGTAATGTAATTaacattatactccctctgtccgaaaataaaTGTCTTAATtttagtagtacaactttgtattaaagttaatacaaagttgagacacttattattttgagacggagggagtacattcataCTCTTACAAAACAACATCGTCTAAGTAACACGAAGTAAATACTTGCATACACAAACACTTTAAGATGCATGCATGAACAAGGGTGGGGTTAAAAGAAGTGATGAAATTAATATACCTTCGTAGCAATGGCGCCACGAGGAGGTTGGTTGGGAACCACAACCTGAATATTTGGATCATCTCAGACGAGTGCCCCGCAATAACATGCCCAACCTATATATGTATATAGAAACCAATAAACAATACTACCGGCTTTGAAAATTAACAACCTCAGTAATCCAAAACCAACGAACAAACAAACAGATGTATGTACCTCATGCGCGATGAAGGAGGCAATCTCAGCATCCGTGCTGAAACGATCAAGTAATCCCGTGTAGACTACAATCTTACCACTGCCGCCAAAGCAATGTCCTTTCTTGCTGTTCTGTTCGGCAACTATCACCTCCCAATTGAGCTCGTCGATCCAATCCAGACACATCGCCATGTGTGGTGGTTCCCGTCCTGGTTGTTCTATCTTGCTCTTGATGGACAAGCCACGACGGATTGCGCGAGTGATCTTCGAGCCAATGGCGTGGACACGGACACTCTGGT
The window above is part of the Triticum aestivum cultivar Chinese Spring chromosome 2A, IWGSC CS RefSeq v2.1, whole genome shotgun sequence genome. Proteins encoded here:
- the LOC123190528 gene encoding peroxidase 1 isoform X3; this encodes MFVQEVIVRDEIARIISHVPSLAGPLLRMHFHDCFVNGCDGSILLDSIPGLPSEKESEPNLSLRGFGTIDLVKAKLEQACPGVVSCADILALVARDVVLLTHGPYWNVPTGRRDGLRSVKDEALNNLPPPFFDATRNLNQFFVPKGLDAKDQVVLLGGHTLGTSHCSSFSDRLYNFSGTQMPDPALDRRYALRLKSKCRPGDATTLVEMDSGSFRTFDASYYRHVARGRSLFTSDETLMLDPFTRDYVLRQAAVAAAGGYPAEFFADFVASMVKMGNMQVLTGTQGEVRRRCGAVNPIGM
- the LOC123190528 gene encoding peroxidase 1 isoform X2, whose product is MVYRLLFGFLLPLVLQPSLVLCNPPELKIGFYQYTCPYAEVIVRDEIARIISHVPSLAGPLLRMHFHDCFVNGCDGSILLDSIPGLPSEKESEPNLSLRGFGTIDLVKAKLEQACPGVVSCADILALVARDVVLLTHGPYWNVPTGRRDGLRSVKDEALNNLPPPFFDATRNLNQFFVPKGLDAKDQVVLLGGHTLGTSHCSSFSDRLYNFSGTQMPDPALDRRYALRLKSKCRPGDATTLVEMDSGSFRTFDASYYRHVARGRSLFTSDETLMLDPFTRDYVLRQAAVAAAGGYPAEFFADFVASMVKMGNMQVLTGTQGEVRRRCGAVNPIGM